The sequence ATGGCGCAGCCCGATTCCCGGGCCTCGATCAGCACAAGCCCGAACGGTTCCTTATGGGAAGCCAGGACGAATACATCCGCAGCTTTCATCCACCGGCGGCTCTCGGCCTGAAAGCCTGCGAACCGGATTCTGCCGGAAAAAGGCGAGGCGGCAGCCCGTTCCTCGAACTTGGCCCGATCCGGCCCGTCGCCTACGATATAGAGCCTTGCTTGCGGATGGTCGCTCGCAAGAAGATCGAAGGCGCCGATGAGATCGGAGATCCCTTTACGCTCGTACATGCCGGCAACCGTGATGATGGCCCGCCCTTCCAAGGGGATGGGACTGGGATCAGAATCACGCGGGCTTCCAATAGTGCCGTTCAGAATGACGCGAAGCTTGTCCTTGCCGACACCCCGGCCAGCCATGGCCTCGGAAACCGCTTGACTGACGGCGATCACTCTGTCGCCAACTTTCATGTAGTCCGCGCTTTTTTGAAACTCGTTATGAACATGAGTCACAACCTTGTATTTACGGAAGCCTTTCAGATAGCGGGCGAGTATCGCTCCGGTCATCATATGCGCATGGATGATATCGGGAGAGAAGTCCGCGACCACCCGTCTGAAATTAAAAACAGCCCGCATCAGCTTAGCGGGCTTTCTTGTCTGGTCCAGATAGTAATGCCGGATGTTGTACCTGGCAATAAGCTCTTCATACTGTCCGCCCGCCGATACGATGCACACCTGATGATTTCTTGCTGCTTGTTCGCAAGCCAGGTCGACCATAACGTTGACGATTCCATTACCCGATTCCTTCACATGATTGGCGATATGAAGAATACGCACGAGGTTCCCCTCCTTTAAACTGGGCGTTTCTCGCTTTCGATGACATAGACCGGCTTCTCGCGTTTTTTTTCCCGGCCGTAAAGTTCATAAAGCTTGATTTCCTTGAGAAACTCATAATACATCCAGAAAAAGGCGACGCTGAAGCCGGCAATCCCTTTCGTAATCATTTTGCGGACGAACAGGGTGTAGACCAGCTTGGCGGGGGGCCTGAACAGAAGCCTTATCAGACTGAAGGTTTTTCCCTGGTCATAATCCTTTCGGGCTTCGAGATCGGTGTACTTGTTGAAGCGCTGTACATGGTCCTGAATGCTGCGGTAGCCGTGATGCCAGAGTGTTCCATCCAAACAAGGGACTGCGGCGGGATCGACATCCGGGCCTTCGTGCACGAGGACGTCCTTCATCCGCACTTCGTCTTTTTTGTATAGTCTCACGAGATGCTCGCCCTTTGGCATCCATCTGCCGAGAAAATCGCCGATCCGGTAAACTGTATAAGCCTTTACCTCATTCTCCGGCTCCTTTTTCCAGCCTATTAGCGACTTCTGGAGCTCTTCGCTTACCTCCTCATCCGAGTCGATAAAAAAGATCCAGTTGCTGGGCGCATGATCTGCCCCGAATATGCGCTGTTTGGCATATCCCGGCCAGGGATTATGGTAGACGGTACAGCCGAGCCGCTTCGCAATGAGAACCGTTCCGTCGGTGCTGCCTCCATCGACGACGACGATATCGTCCGCAAAGGGACGGCAGGAGAGAATGGCCTGCTCAATCTTCTCTTCCTCGTTCTGTGTGATAATCACAACGGACAATCGTTTGCTGTCAGTCAATGTTTAGTTCACCTCTTTTTTGGGGGTTGCCGCTATGTTAAGTTTCCCTCGGTTCAACGCTTCACTTCTTATAATTCCAGATAATAATAGTTTTAGGTTTAGTTTACGCCTAAAGTTAAACTAGTGTATATACCTCTATAGTTCACCTTCTATTCATCCTTTTGAATAAGTACGTGAATGCCGGATACGTCCGCCGATCCGCGAGGCCAAACCCAAACACAAAATTGTAACAATATAATAGAAATATTCGGGATTTCCAAATAAGGAGATTGACGTAATAAACGCAAAACAATATAATCCTATCAAGCAACTCGGGATTATATAATTTGGTGAAATCAAAGCAATTCTTAAATTAAAGTTGAGCGGACAGCCGCAGGCCGTATTCTTTCTTCTTCCAGAGGAAAGAAACGGCCTTTTGTGTTTCACCAGAGGCCGGCACCGCAGCTTTATCTTAATTTAATGAGAGGAGTAATGCAGATGTCCCGCTATCCATTGATCTCCACGGACGCGATAACCGAGGCTTCCCCAGAGGAGAGTGCCCGGCAGCCGATCATTTCGATCCGGCAGCTTGGCAAATCTTTTGTATCCGGCAGCGGCAAGGGGGCGGTTCGCTATCAGGTGCTGAAAGATGTCGATCTGAATATCCAGAGGGGGGAGTTTTTTATCCTACTGGGTCCCAGCGGCTGCGGCAAGTCAACATTGCTTAACCTGATCGCCGGTTTTGAGAAGCAGACCGAAGGCGAATTGCTCGTGGACGGAAAGACCATTGACCGGCCCGGTAAGGAGCGGGCTATGGTCTTTCAGCATCCGGATGCTTCCCTGTTCCCTTGGCTGAATGTCCGGGAGAACATCGAATTCGGCCTGCGCATGCAGGGGGTGAGCCGCGGAGAACGCAAGGCCGTCTCCGACCGGTATATCGAACTGGCTGGACTAACGGGACATGAGCGCAAATTTCCTCGTGAGCTGTCGGGCGGCATGAAGCAGCGGGTTCAGATCGCGAGGGTGCTCGCGAATGACCCGGAGCTTTTGCTGATGGATGAACCTCTGGGGGCTTTGGATGCATTCACCCGCAGGGTTATGCAGGATGAGCTGGTGCGGATATGGACGGAGACCAAGAAGACGGTCATATTCGTAACGCATGATATTCAGGAGGCGGTGCTGCTCGGGGGCCGAATCGGCATTATGTCCATAGGTCCGGACTCGCGCGTGTTCGAAATTATGGATAACCGTCTTGAGTATCCCCGTGACATAACCTCGCGGGAATTCAATTTGATGCAGAAAAAGCTGCAAAGTATCTTCCAGGACGATCTGTATTTTCATTTATAAGCCACTCTGAAAGGAGACAAACATACGATGCGTTATGTTCGGAAAGGATTGAAGGCGGGCCTTATTTCCTGGCTGCTATTCCTGGTCGTGTGGCAGCTGGTTGCCATGAACTCGAATCCGGACTATTTTCCGACTCCGATCCAGACTTTGCAGGGGGCGGTCGAACTCCTCAACGACAATTCACTGATCTCTTACGTCTTAATCAGCTTTAAGCGGGTGGTGCTCGGATGGCTGCTGGGGAGTCTGCTGGGCATCCCGGCGGGCCTCTTGATTGGCAGGTTCAGGTGGCTGCGGGAACTGGTCGAGCCTTATCTGAACTTCTTCCGGTTCATTCCGGCGCTCGCCTTTATTACCCTGTTTATTCTGTGGTTTGGAATTGGAGAGCAGTCGAAGATCATTCTTATCATGTATGCGACGCTGTTCATTGTCGTGTTGAATACGGCGGCGGGCGTAGTGAATGTGGAGGATGACAAAATCCGGTCGGCACGGTCGCTGGGCGCCTCGGAGCGGCAGATTTTGATCCATGTCATTATTCCTGCTGTCGTTCCCGCCTTTTTCAACGGGGTCCGGCTGGCTATGGGGAATTCATTCATGGCCATTGTTGGGGCGGAGATGATAGCTGCCAATGAGGGAGTCGGTTATCTGATCTGGACCTCGCGGCTGTACTCCAAGACGGACTGGATTTTCGTCGGACTTCTGCTGCTGGGATTAATGGGCTTTGCCGGGGACCAACTGCTGCGCTGGATGGGGAAGACGACGCTGGGGCGCTATGGAATTGCCAAAGAAACAAGGTTTGGAAAGTAAAAAGATGTGGAAAGTAAATTTCAAAAGTAATCGTGGGGGGACAGGACAAGTGAAAAGCAAGCA is a genomic window of Paenibacillus durus ATCC 35681 containing:
- a CDS encoding glycosyltransferase family 4 protein — its product is MRILHIANHVKESGNGIVNVMVDLACEQAARNHQVCIVSAGGQYEELIARYNIRHYYLDQTRKPAKLMRAVFNFRRVVADFSPDIIHAHMMTGAILARYLKGFRKYKVVTHVHNEFQKSADYMKVGDRVIAVSQAVSEAMAGRGVGKDKLRVILNGTIGSPRDSDPSPIPLEGRAIITVAGMYERKGISDLIGAFDLLASDHPQARLYIVGDGPDRAKFEERAAASPFSGRIRFAGFQAESRRWMKAADVFVLASHKEPFGLVLIEARESGCAIVATDVDGIPEALDYGEAGILVPPRDAKALSAAIGELLSNETKRQHYRTRAGAGLDYYRVGRVAEEMLGVYDELLPGASVLAGAAGNK
- a CDS encoding ABC transporter permease; protein product: MRYVRKGLKAGLISWLLFLVVWQLVAMNSNPDYFPTPIQTLQGAVELLNDNSLISYVLISFKRVVLGWLLGSLLGIPAGLLIGRFRWLRELVEPYLNFFRFIPALAFITLFILWFGIGEQSKIILIMYATLFIVVLNTAAGVVNVEDDKIRSARSLGASERQILIHVIIPAVVPAFFNGVRLAMGNSFMAIVGAEMIAANEGVGYLIWTSRLYSKTDWIFVGLLLLGLMGFAGDQLLRWMGKTTLGRYGIAKETRFGK
- a CDS encoding ABC transporter ATP-binding protein, whose amino-acid sequence is MSRYPLISTDAITEASPEESARQPIISIRQLGKSFVSGSGKGAVRYQVLKDVDLNIQRGEFFILLGPSGCGKSTLLNLIAGFEKQTEGELLVDGKTIDRPGKERAMVFQHPDASLFPWLNVRENIEFGLRMQGVSRGERKAVSDRYIELAGLTGHERKFPRELSGGMKQRVQIARVLANDPELLLMDEPLGALDAFTRRVMQDELVRIWTETKKTVIFVTHDIQEAVLLGGRIGIMSIGPDSRVFEIMDNRLEYPRDITSREFNLMQKKLQSIFQDDLYFHL
- a CDS encoding glycosyltransferase family 2 protein translates to MTDSKRLSVVIITQNEEEKIEQAILSCRPFADDIVVVDGGSTDGTVLIAKRLGCTVYHNPWPGYAKQRIFGADHAPSNWIFFIDSDEEVSEELQKSLIGWKKEPENEVKAYTVYRIGDFLGRWMPKGEHLVRLYKKDEVRMKDVLVHEGPDVDPAAVPCLDGTLWHHGYRSIQDHVQRFNKYTDLEARKDYDQGKTFSLIRLLFRPPAKLVYTLFVRKMITKGIAGFSVAFFWMYYEFLKEIKLYELYGREKKREKPVYVIESEKRPV